The sequence below is a genomic window from Sandaracinaceae bacterium.
GATGTTCGCGGACAACCTGCACCTGAAGGTGGTGCACGTGGACGCCTCCGAAGAGTTCCTCGGCGCGCTCGCTGGCGTGAGCGACCCGGAGACCAAGCGCAAGATCATCGGCAAGGTCTTCATCGACGTGTTTGACCGCGAGGCCAAAAAGATCACCGACGCCAAGCACCTGGTGCAGGGCACGCTCTACCCGGACGTGATCGAGAGCGTCTCGTTCAAGGGCCCGAGCGCGGTCATCAAGAGCCACCACAACGTGGGCGGCTTGCCCGAGCGCATGAACCTCTCGTTGGTGGAGCCGCTCCGGCTGCTGTTCAAGGACGAGGTGCGCGAGGTGGGCAAGGCCATGGGCATGCCGCGCGAGGTGCTGCAGCGGCAGCCGTTCCCCGGTCCCGGGCTCGCGGTGCGCTGCCCGGGTGTCATCGAGCGCGAGAAGCTCGACATCCTCCGCGAAGCCGACGCCATCTTCGAGCAGGAGATCCGCGCGGCGGGCCTGTACGAGGAGATCTGGCAGAGCTTCGCCGTCATCCTGCCGGTCAAGACCGTGGGCGTGATGGGCGACGAGCGCACCTACGAGTACGTGGTGGCGCTGCGCGCCGTGACGTCGCGCGACGGCATGACGGCCGACTGGGCCCGCATCGACCACGACATCCTCGCCAAGACCAGCACGCGCATCATCAACGAGGTGCGCGGCTGCAACCGCGTCTGCTACGACATCTCGTCCAAGCCGCCTTCCACCATCGAGTGGGAGTGAGCGTGCGCCAAGCGGGCAGGGTGGTGCGTGGGGCGCTCTACGGCACGCTGCTGAGCGTGGTGCTCGTCGCGTGTGGTGCGCAGCAGCACCCCACCGAGCCGACGCGGCTGTCGGTCGTGACCGAGCCGGAGAACGCGCGGGTGCGTATCGACGACCGCGACGTCGGGAGCGCGCGCGTGCTCCAGGCGAGGCCGCCGCGGCTGACCCGCGGCCGACATCAGGTCAGCGTCGAGGCCGACGGTTACTTCCCGCACGACGTGGAGCTGGACCTGCCGCCCGGCACCACCACGCTGCGCGTGCAGCTGCGGCCCATCCCCCGCTGAGGCCCGACCCGCGAGCGCGCGCCCGCAGACCGCCACCGCGATGACGGGCGCAGGTCGCGGGGTCACGGACACGACGCCGCCAGCCGCTCGCGCGTGGGCTAACCGACCGCAGCGGCGATGAGCGCCTGCGTCTTCTGTGCGATGTCCGCGTCGGCCAGCGGGGGGCCATGGGCCGGCACGACGATGCTGGGCGGGTGCTTCTCCATCTCGCTGGCGAGCCCGCGCAGGGCACCGACCTTGTCCTTGACCATGAACTTGAGCGCGAGGTTGAACACCTTGTACCCGGGGCCGCTGCCGCTGAGCTTGAACGCCAGCCACGCCAGGGGGTTGCTGGGGAGCTTGGGGATGTTCGCCAAGATGTCGGACACGAACCAGATGTGGCCTCCCTCGACCTCCACCCACACCCACGTCTCTCCGCACTTGGTGTTCTCCACCTCCCCGATGCCGATGCGCGGCCCCGCGACGAGCGGCACGAGGCTGATGGGCTCGAAGGCCCCGGCTTCTGGGTTCTTGGCGCGCACCCGCATCACCGTCTCGGGCGCGGCGAAGAAGCGCGCCTTGGGGAACTTGGCGCGCCACTCGGCCACGCCCAGGTGATGGAAGCCGTTCGGGGCGATGACGGCGCCCACCTCGCCGAACTCCGCGAGGTCGCTCAACGCGGCGTCGCTGATGCGCGTGGCCGGGCTGACCACGAGCAGCTTGTCGTTGGCCATGCGCGCGACGAAGGTGTTGGCGCGCCCGGCCTTCGAGAACATGTACTCGTACGACAGCACCCCCGCGTCGCGATCCAGAACTGTCCAGCCGTTGGTCGTGGTGTCCATGATGTTCCTTGCGATGGCGTGACGCGCTATCCTCGCGCGGTGCCGAAGACCGCCGCCGCCCTGATGGTCGGGAACGAGATACTAACGGGCAAGATCGAAGATACCAACACCCGCTATCTGGCGCGGTTGCTGTTCGAGCTCGGCGTGTCCCTGCGCCAAGTCGTGGTCTGCCCCGACGAAGAGCCCATCATCGTCCGCGAACTGAATGCGCTCCGTAGCTCCCACGACATGGTGTTCACCAGCGGCGGGGTGGGGCCAACCCACGACGACATCACCATCGACGCCGTGGCTGCGGCTTTCGGTCGTCCCGTCGTCGAGTCCCCCGAGATCGCAGGGATGATTCGCGCGCACTTCGGCGCTGCCGTCACGCCAGCCCACCTGCGCATGGCGAACATGCCCGAGGGGGCCGAGCTGGTGCGCAGCGCGCGCAGCGGGTGGCCCACGGTGGTCTGCGAGAACGTCTACATCCTGCCGGGTGTGCCCGAGATCTTCGAGCGCAAGCTGGACGCCCTGCGCGAGCGGCTGGACGAGGGGCAGCGCTTCTTCAACCACACCGTGTACACCCGCTGCGACGAGGGGGAGATCGCCGAGCTGCTCACGTCCCTGACCTTCGCGCACCCCGACGTGACCATCGGGAGCTACCTCGTGTGGAGCGACCCGGCCTACCGGGTGCGCGTCACCTTCGACAGCGTGGACGCAGACAAGAGCGCTGCGGCCGCCGACGCGTTCGTCGAAGCCATCCCGCCCGAGAAGCTCGTGCGCCGCACGAGCCCTGCGTAGCCGCTGGTCCGAGCCCGCGTCGGCGTGCTGTGGTGTCTGGCGCTGGGACCGTGGCGGCGGCCGCTGCGCGAGCTCGAGCGTGCGCGGGCTGCGCTCACAAGGGCGCGTCGAAGTCGTCCTCGGGGGTGGGCGCCACCTCGCTGTCCACCGGCGTGGGAACGAACGCAGTGGCGTTCAGCACGAAGAACCCACACACCGCCGCCAGCACCAAGGCGAGCGCGCCCAAGGGCTTCTTGCCACGCTTGAAGGCCACGACGGCTCCGGCCACGCACGCGAGGGCGCCGACTCCGCCGACAGCCTGAATGATCATCCATGCTTCCATGGCGCGCAGTCTATCGGCCGAGGGGGGCCGTGCCTACCCGCGAACTGCCGTGTCCGCAGCGTTCGTGCGCGCGGGGCTCATCTGACGGCGTGCTTCGGACAGCGCGATGCCGGCCGCCACCGAGGCGTTCAGCGACTCGGCCTCCCCGCTGATGGGGATGCTGGCGATGACGTCGCAGCGCTCTCGCACCATCCGGCGCATCCCGTCTCCCTCGGAGCCGATCACCACCACGCGACCCTCGGGGGCTTCGGGTAGAGCGTAGATGTCCGTGTCCCCGTCGCCGTCCAGCCCGACGATCTGGAGGCCCTGATCGCGCAGCGTCATGAGCGTGCGCTGCAGGTTGGTCACGCGCGTGATGCGTGCGCGCTCCGTGGCGCCGGCCGAGACGCGGACCACCACGGGCGTGACCCCCACGGCGTTGTGCTTGGGGACGAGGAGGCCATGAGCCCCGAAGGCGACGGCGCTCCGCACGATGGCACCGAAGTTGTGCGGGTCGGTGAGGTTGTCGAGGGCGACGAGCAGCGGGCACGGCCCCGCTTGGGCGAGGAGCTCGGAGAGCTCGACGTAGGGGTACTCGCCGGTGATGGCGACCACGCCCTGGTGGCGCACCCCCTTGCTCA
It includes:
- a CDS encoding PEGA domain-containing protein — encoded protein: MSVRQAGRVVRGALYGTLLSVVLVACGAQQHPTEPTRLSVVTEPENARVRIDDRDVGSARVLQARPPRLTRGRHQVSVEADGYFPHDVELDLPPGTTTLRVQLRPIPR
- the rlmB gene encoding 23S rRNA (guanosine(2251)-2'-O)-methyltransferase RlmB, coding for MKRILTGPRFVAEALRGGARQQVHVVYVHEADSDSLRELRALAEKAKVRVEERSRAVLDELSKGVRHQGVVAITGEYPYVELSELLAQAGPCPLLVALDNLTDPHNFGAIVRSAVAFGAHGLLVPKHNAVGVTPVVVRVSAGATERARITRVTNLQRTLMTLRDQGLQIVGLDGDGDTDIYALPEAPEGRVVVIGSEGDGMRRMVRERCDVIASIPISGEAESLNASVAAGIALSEARRQMSPARTNAADTAVRG
- a CDS encoding competence/damage-inducible protein A, which translates into the protein MPKTAAALMVGNEILTGKIEDTNTRYLARLLFELGVSLRQVVVCPDEEPIIVRELNALRSSHDMVFTSGGVGPTHDDITIDAVAAAFGRPVVESPEIAGMIRAHFGAAVTPAHLRMANMPEGAELVRSARSGWPTVVCENVYILPGVPEIFERKLDALRERLDEGQRFFNHTVYTRCDEGEIAELLTSLTFAHPDVTIGSYLVWSDPAYRVRVTFDSVDADKSAAAADAFVEAIPPEKLVRRTSPA